The genomic region AAGCCTCACTTTGACTCGCAACAGCTTACCGGCCAGTAAAAATATGCAGAGTATAAGGATGCTGAAAAATACCCCGGTCAACCCTTCCATATCAAAAAGTTTTGCAGGCAAAGAAAATGAAAATTGAACAGATTGCAAGGCTTTATGGAATATTTGACCGGGGTGTGCCCCGCCTTTATATCAGGTCGATGCTCTCCTTTTTCAGCTCTTCAGTCATCGTTTCAGGCCATACGCTTGCCTGCACCTGTCCGATATGACTTTTCCGCAGCATGAACATGCAGACGCGGGACTGGCCTATTCCCCCGCCCATCGTCTGAGGCAGCTTGCCGCCGAGCAGCATGCGGTGAAACATCAGTTCCCTTCGCTCAAGGCAGTTCCTCTTTTCTAGCTGGTATACAAGTGCGCTTTCATCAACGCGGATTCCCATTGACGATATCTCGAAGGCTGATCCGGTAACCGGGTTCCATACAATGATATCGCCGTTAAGTCCCCTGTAATGCTGTCCGGTCGGTGTGCTCCAGTCATCATAGTCGGGAGCCCTGCCGTCATGAATGTTGCCTCCGGGAAGGTCTCCCCCGATACCTGTCAGAAAAAATGCACCATATTCCCGTGCTGCCTCGGTTTCCCGTTCCCTTGGAGTGAGTTCAGGGTATTTCAGGTAGAGGTCCTCGGCATGTATGAACTTTATCCCGGGCGGCAGAACGGGTGTGATCTCCTGATACCTTTCCGCGACAGCTTTCTCGGTGGCAACAAGTGCTTTGTAGATTCTCTTTACGGTATCTTTCAGGCAGAGGAGGTGTCTCTGTTCCCCGGAGATAACCTTCTCCCAGTCCCATTGGTCAACGTAGACCGAGTGAAGTGGGCCGAGGTCCTCATCAGGGCGGAGCGCTTTCATATCAGTAAGAATTCCTTCGCCGGGTTCTGCGCCAAGCTGTGCCAGCCGGTACCTTTTCCATTTGGCAAGGGACTGCACCACGGTAACTCTTTTGGACTGCATATCTTTTATATTGATCTGCACAGGCCGTTCAATGCCGTTAAGATCATCATTGATGCCGGTGTCCTCGGCCACTATCAGTGGTGCGACAACACGGGTAAGGTTCAGTTCCCTGCAGAGGGTATCAGAGAAAGTTGTTTTCACCAGGTCTATTGCTTTTTCGGTTTCAATTCCGCCGGTTAGCCGGATGCTTTGTTGCTGCTGTAGAGTTTCCATAGTTAATAGTTTGAAATTAAGGTTATTAAAATATTAAATTCGATATAAAAAAAGGCCCGCT from Marinilabiliales bacterium harbors:
- a CDS encoding aspartate--ammonia ligase; this translates as METLQQQQSIRLTGGIETEKAIDLVKTTFSDTLCRELNLTRVVAPLIVAEDTGINDDLNGIERPVQINIKDMQSKRVTVVQSLAKWKRYRLAQLGAEPGEGILTDMKALRPDEDLGPLHSVYVDQWDWEKVISGEQRHLLCLKDTVKRIYKALVATEKAVAERYQEITPVLPPGIKFIHAEDLYLKYPELTPRERETEAAREYGAFFLTGIGGDLPGGNIHDGRAPDYDDWSTPTGQHYRGLNGDIIVWNPVTGSAFEISSMGIRVDESALVYQLEKRNCLERRELMFHRMLLGGKLPQTMGGGIGQSRVCMFMLRKSHIGQVQASVWPETMTEELKKESIDLI